In Flavobacterium sp. N3904, one DNA window encodes the following:
- a CDS encoding Smr/MutS family protein, translating to MFNKGDKVSVLDEAVDGVVLSVKDKVVTIETVDGFVMNFAANELIKIGDSGNLMDGIKGININEINKEKEIPKPRSFVKEKKDKNEFVAPEFDLHIEKLVPNKRGMSNYDILTLQSETAKRHIEFAIRNRIPKIVFIHGVGEGVLKSELDFLLGRYDNIVFQDANYQKYGAGATEVYFKQNK from the coding sequence ATGTTTAACAAAGGAGATAAAGTTTCAGTATTGGACGAAGCAGTGGATGGTGTGGTTTTGTCTGTAAAAGACAAAGTGGTGACTATTGAAACTGTAGATGGTTTTGTGATGAATTTTGCTGCCAATGAACTCATTAAAATTGGTGATTCAGGCAACTTGATGGATGGAATTAAAGGCATTAACATTAACGAAATCAACAAAGAAAAGGAAATTCCAAAACCAAGAAGTTTTGTCAAAGAGAAAAAAGACAAGAATGAATTTGTAGCTCCAGAGTTTGATTTGCATATTGAAAAACTGGTACCCAATAAACGTGGAATGTCCAATTATGATATTTTGACTTTACAGTCGGAAACGGCCAAACGCCATATTGAATTTGCAATTCGCAATAGAATTCCGAAGATTGTTTTTATTCACGGTGTGGGAGAAGGCGTATTGAAATCGGAATTGGACTTTTTATTGGGACGTTATGATAACATCGTTTTCCAGGATGCCAATTATCAAAAATATGGAGCTGGTGCTACGGAGGTTTATTTCAAACAGAATAAGTAA
- a CDS encoding 2-dehydro-3-deoxyphosphooctonate aldolase, whose amino-acid sequence MKKILVFIALLLLMVSCGSIKSSLKNIDNNAPVPVLGKNNTFVITEYSKDKRYGYDKDYPINIYYRGTKNDTINQKYFLKALAGPKGEKITYTKLENCCPFPTKNSDVGAGFLDVYELQWEGLKKPVLLYLNIYERGLLMVPVGLSLKKM is encoded by the coding sequence ATGAAAAAAATATTGGTATTTATTGCTTTACTCCTTTTAATGGTTTCTTGTGGGAGTATTAAATCATCCCTAAAAAATATTGACAATAATGCTCCAGTTCCTGTATTAGGCAAAAATAACACCTTTGTAATCACTGAGTATAGTAAAGACAAAAGATACGGTTATGACAAGGACTACCCCATCAATATCTATTATAGAGGTACCAAAAACGACACCATCAACCAAAAATATTTCCTGAAAGCCCTTGCTGGGCCCAAAGGAGAAAAGATAACCTACACCAAATTGGAAAACTGTTGCCCTTTCCCGACAAAAAACAGTGACGTTGGTGCCGGGTTTTTAGATGTTTACGAATTGCAATGGGAAGGTTTAAAAAAACCTGTTCTTTTGTATCTGAACATTTACGAAAGAGGGCTATTGATGGTTCCTGTTGGTCTTAGCTTGAAGAAAATGTAA
- a CDS encoding ubiquinone biosynthesis protein COQ4, whose product MKDKLIEKMYEWSKKPYQRFFKNKKAWEIDKQGLLDYPEETLGYHLGQFLLKNNFDIQPKLEDHDIIHVLTNTGVSVREEIGMQYYLLGNGKKKFVFIPSRSCWNALLSY is encoded by the coding sequence ATGAAAGACAAACTAATTGAAAAAATGTACGAATGGAGCAAAAAGCCATATCAGCGATTCTTTAAAAACAAAAAAGCTTGGGAGATTGACAAACAAGGATTACTCGATTATCCTGAAGAAACATTAGGCTATCATTTGGGACAATTTCTACTAAAAAATAATTTTGACATTCAACCCAAACTAGAAGATCACGATATTATACACGTACTCACAAACACTGGTGTAAGCGTTCGAGAAGAAATAGGAATGCAATATTACCTATTGGGAAATGGAAAAAAAAAGTTTGTATTTATACCTAGTCGTTCTTGCTGGAACGCTCTTCTATCTTACTAA
- a CDS encoding DUF1801 domain-containing protein, with protein MKLTDEYIWRQSQKHQMMLLHLISVFIREIPDLEMHFKWGMPYLYYKKRMFCYLISNSKKDFVDAGFARGFQLKRNQESLVDEKRNTVKSLRYFNLEEIDNAILQDVILEAKTLYK; from the coding sequence ATGAAATTGACCGATGAATACATTTGGCGCCAATCACAAAAACATCAAATGATGCTATTGCATTTGATCAGTGTTTTTATACGTGAAATTCCAGATTTAGAAATGCATTTTAAATGGGGAATGCCTTATCTGTATTATAAAAAAAGGATGTTTTGCTATTTGATTTCTAATTCAAAAAAAGACTTTGTTGATGCTGGTTTTGCCAGAGGATTTCAATTAAAAAGAAATCAAGAAAGTCTTGTTGATGAAAAGAGAAATACTGTAAAGTCACTTCGTTATTTTAATTTGGAAGAGATTGACAATGCTATTTTGCAAGATGTGATTCTGGAAGCCAAAACGTTGTATAAATAA
- a CDS encoding cysteine desulfurase family protein, producing the protein MKKVYFDNASTTPIHPEVILEMTKVMTEDYGNPSSTHSLGRSAKNILELSRKSIAKQINATAQEIIFTSCGTEANNWILQSAVKDLKVERIITSKIEHHAVLYTAQALQYEYGIQVDFVKVKPNGEIDLTHLVELLSDEKKTLVSLMHVNNETGTILDLEKVSQICQEHNTLFHSDTVQSIGKTAIDLQKLPIDFIVASAHKFHGPKGVGFAFVRKNSGLQPLFFGGEQEKGQRPGTEAVHQIAGMAKALELSINNLEADRNHISVVKSYLVERLSLDFPGFKINGENTFYNLLNVILPFDESKTSMLLFNLDMKGIAIARGSACQSGSIRPSHVLAEMLSESDLKKPSLRISFSHFNTKEEVDLLIEALKSI; encoded by the coding sequence ATGAAAAAAGTATATTTCGATAACGCTTCTACAACTCCAATCCATCCCGAAGTAATTTTGGAAATGACCAAAGTCATGACCGAGGATTATGGCAATCCATCCTCTACCCATAGTTTAGGACGCTCTGCCAAAAACATACTGGAACTTTCTAGAAAATCAATTGCCAAACAAATAAATGCTACTGCACAAGAAATTATTTTTACTTCTTGTGGAACCGAAGCCAACAATTGGATTCTACAATCTGCAGTAAAAGATTTGAAAGTAGAACGAATTATTACCAGCAAAATAGAGCATCATGCCGTATTGTATACTGCTCAAGCTTTGCAGTATGAATATGGAATTCAAGTTGATTTTGTGAAAGTAAAACCAAATGGAGAAATAGATTTGACTCATTTGGTTGAATTATTATCCGATGAAAAAAAGACTTTGGTTTCCTTAATGCATGTCAATAACGAAACCGGAACCATTTTGGATTTGGAAAAAGTGAGTCAAATTTGTCAAGAGCATAATACCTTATTCCATTCAGATACCGTGCAATCTATTGGAAAGACTGCTATTGATTTGCAAAAATTACCTATTGATTTTATCGTAGCGAGTGCACATAAATTTCATGGGCCAAAGGGTGTTGGCTTTGCTTTTGTTCGAAAAAATTCCGGATTGCAACCCTTGTTTTTTGGAGGAGAACAAGAAAAAGGACAACGTCCGGGAACCGAAGCTGTACATCAAATTGCGGGAATGGCAAAAGCCCTGGAACTTTCTATTAACAATTTGGAAGCAGACAGAAATCACATTTCGGTAGTAAAAAGCTATTTAGTTGAACGATTAAGCCTTGATTTTCCTGGTTTTAAAATTAACGGAGAAAATACTTTTTACAATTTACTCAATGTTATTTTGCCTTTTGACGAAAGTAAAACATCCATGCTTTTATTCAATTTGGATATGAAGGGAATTGCAATTGCTAGAGGAAGCGCCTGTCAATCGGGAAGTATCAGACCCTCACATGTTTTGGCAGAAATGCTATCCGAAAGTGATTTGAAAAAACCTAGCCTTCGTATTTCATTTAGTCATTTCAACACCAAAGAAGAAGTTGATTTATTAATTGAAGCTTTAAAAAGCATTTAA
- a CDS encoding YeeE/YedE family protein, whose translation MDVISHTWPWYVSGFLIGMIMLSLIYFGKNFGMSTNLQSLCSMTGLGKRFEYFDFDWRANRWNFLVVLGAMAGGFVAVHFMSDPSNVSINPKTITQLAQLGIDAPDGKLMPNALFGEQIWQSPRSILILLIGGIFIGFGTRYAGGCTSGHAISGLSNLQLPSLKAVIGFFIGGLIMAHFILPLIF comes from the coding sequence ATGGATGTAATTTCGCATACTTGGCCTTGGTATGTTTCTGGATTCTTAATCGGAATGATTATGCTTTCCCTGATTTATTTTGGAAAGAATTTTGGCATGTCAACCAATCTCCAATCCTTATGTTCGATGACCGGCTTGGGAAAACGTTTTGAATATTTTGATTTTGACTGGAGGGCCAATCGTTGGAATTTTCTCGTGGTGCTGGGAGCTATGGCTGGAGGTTTTGTAGCGGTTCATTTTATGAGTGATCCTTCAAATGTTTCCATTAATCCCAAAACGATTACACAACTTGCACAACTGGGGATTGATGCTCCTGATGGCAAATTAATGCCTAATGCACTTTTTGGAGAACAAATTTGGCAGTCACCCAGAAGTATTTTGATTTTATTAATTGGTGGAATCTTTATAGGTTTTGGAACGCGCTATGCAGGTGGCTGCACATCAGGGCACGCCATTTCTGGATTGAGTAATTTGCAATTGCCTTCGCTTAAAGCCGTTATTGGGTTCTTTATTGGTGGATTGATAATGGCTCATTTTATATTACCCTTAATTTTCTAG
- a CDS encoding lysoplasmalogenase: protein MKTNSLLKTYMGFTIIYLGLLFFNLEGFDVFMKPVLLPILLAAVAVSEDFSTKKILLIALTFSWIGDIILLFTDKGELYFIFGLIAFLISHLVYIVLFSKQQSTRTYSNKVLFWVGFVAILSYFIFMINTLFPKLGPLKIPVLVYAIVITTMLFFAFKGSLKWSIPANNYILIGAIVFVSSDSILAFNKFYAPITQASFFIMATYCVAQYLIVAGILKLNSNDRNDL from the coding sequence ATGAAAACAAATTCACTTCTCAAAACCTATATGGGTTTTACTATTATTTATCTAGGCCTTCTCTTTTTCAATCTGGAAGGTTTTGACGTGTTTATGAAACCGGTTTTACTCCCAATTTTACTGGCAGCAGTTGCTGTCTCTGAAGATTTTTCGACCAAAAAAATCCTTTTGATTGCCTTGACTTTTTCATGGATCGGAGACATTATACTTTTGTTTACAGACAAAGGCGAACTCTATTTTATATTCGGATTAATAGCTTTCCTCATATCTCACTTGGTTTATATTGTTCTTTTCAGCAAACAACAAAGCACAAGAACCTACAGCAACAAAGTTCTATTTTGGGTCGGATTTGTTGCTATACTATCTTATTTTATTTTCATGATTAACACTTTATTTCCAAAACTTGGCCCACTAAAGATTCCGGTTTTGGTATATGCAATTGTAATAACTACAATGCTTTTCTTTGCTTTCAAAGGCAGTCTAAAATGGTCAATTCCGGCAAATAATTACATTTTGATTGGGGCGATAGTATTTGTAAGTTCCGATAGTATTTTGGCTTTCAACAAGTTTTATGCACCTATAACTCAGGCTTCGTTTTTCATCATGGCAACATATTGTGTGGCGCAATATTTAATCGTGGCTGGAATTTTAAAACTTAATAGCAACGATAGGAATGATCTTTAG
- the creD gene encoding cell envelope integrity protein CreD has protein sequence METPENQNPTPTPFFQSNTAKMIMVGILTLILLIPLEFVKSLIFERSNRQEEVISEINDKWGESVFFYGPILKVPYTTFDETLSINQKTNETVKQRKAITKYAYFFPEDLKAKSNVMTKVLNRNNYESVVYSSKMNFAGNYIQPDFSSKNIPTENIQWNKASILIKTTNLKSIKDEVKINLGSNKFTFEPVYSTNSNDTTQALETGYIDLKTILKTDKTNFNFDITYNGSKQIKMVPIGKTTLMSMQSNWSSPSFTGNFLPDDKTKKIDNNGFVANWKILHINRAFSQQFFENLPDLGVYAFGVDFVIPVNQYQQNERAAKYGFLVIGLTFLIFFLIQSISKIRIHIFQYSMIGLALILFYTLLISITEHSSFMKAYLIAAIAVIALISLYSVSILKGNKFPLFIAASLTGLYAFIYVIIQLENYALLVGSIGLFGILAAVMYFSRKIDWNK, from the coding sequence ATGGAAACACCAGAAAACCAAAACCCAACTCCAACTCCTTTTTTTCAATCCAATACTGCCAAAATGATAATGGTTGGAATATTAACCCTGATTTTGCTTATTCCGCTGGAATTTGTCAAAAGTTTGATATTTGAACGCTCCAATCGTCAGGAAGAAGTCATCTCCGAAATCAACGATAAATGGGGCGAAAGCGTCTTTTTTTACGGCCCGATATTGAAAGTGCCTTACACTACTTTTGATGAAACACTGTCGATCAACCAAAAAACAAATGAAACAGTAAAACAACGAAAAGCCATTACCAAATATGCCTATTTCTTTCCTGAAGATTTGAAAGCCAAATCGAATGTTATGACCAAAGTGCTCAATCGAAACAATTATGAATCGGTGGTATACAGTTCCAAAATGAATTTTGCCGGTAATTATATTCAGCCCGATTTTAGCAGCAAAAACATTCCGACCGAAAATATTCAGTGGAATAAAGCCTCTATTTTGATAAAAACCACCAACCTAAAAAGCATCAAAGACGAAGTAAAAATTAATCTTGGTAGTAATAAATTTACTTTCGAACCCGTTTACAGCACAAACTCAAACGATACTACCCAAGCCTTGGAAACCGGTTATATCGATTTGAAAACTATTTTAAAAACAGACAAAACCAACTTTAATTTTGACATTACCTACAACGGAAGCAAGCAGATAAAAATGGTTCCAATTGGCAAAACTACTCTAATGAGTATGCAGTCTAATTGGAGTTCGCCGAGTTTTACCGGTAACTTTCTTCCCGACGACAAAACCAAAAAAATCGACAATAATGGTTTTGTGGCCAACTGGAAAATTCTTCACATCAACAGAGCTTTTTCGCAACAATTCTTTGAAAATTTACCCGATTTGGGCGTTTATGCTTTTGGAGTCGATTTTGTAATTCCGGTAAACCAATACCAACAAAACGAAAGAGCAGCCAAATATGGTTTTCTGGTAATCGGCCTGACGTTTTTGATTTTTTTCCTAATCCAATCCATCAGCAAAATCAGAATACATATTTTCCAGTATTCGATGATTGGACTGGCTCTTATTCTATTTTACACATTGCTTATTTCGATAACTGAACACAGCAGTTTTATGAAAGCTTACTTAATCGCTGCCATAGCTGTCATCGCTTTAATCTCGCTCTACTCCGTTTCGATCTTAAAGGGCAACAAATTCCCCCTGTTTATCGCCGCATCGCTAACAGGACTGTATGCTTTTATCTATGTCATTATTCAATTGGAAAACTACGCATTATTGGTAGGAAGTATCGGTTTGTTTGGAATACTTGCAGCCGTAATGTACTTCTCGAGAAAGATTGATTGGAATAAATAA
- a CDS encoding YiiX family permuted papain-like enzyme has translation MKKTKYIFAIVTFLMSFGCALFIANSMFGNILFGARTVTLLDKIQEGDMIFQTSQSKQCEAIRIATNSKFSHCGIVFIEKGKKYVFEAVQPVKNTPLEVWINRGKDGRFVVTRIKNAPSLLDSLTIRKMKNYGNQLKNKDYDLYFEWSHDKMYCSELIWKIYKNGAGIELCPLQKLKDFNLKDPKVQAILDERYGNTIPLEESVVAPANLENAKTVTTIIDTY, from the coding sequence ATGAAAAAAACAAAATACATTTTTGCCATAGTTACCTTTCTAATGAGTTTTGGATGTGCTTTATTCATTGCTAATTCAATGTTTGGAAATATACTTTTTGGTGCTCGAACTGTTACTCTATTAGATAAAATACAAGAAGGCGATATGATTTTTCAAACTTCACAATCCAAACAATGTGAAGCCATTCGAATAGCAACCAACTCCAAATTTTCTCATTGCGGAATTGTATTTATTGAAAAGGGTAAAAAATATGTATTTGAAGCAGTACAACCCGTAAAAAATACTCCGCTCGAAGTCTGGATCAATCGCGGAAAAGACGGTCGTTTTGTGGTAACAAGAATTAAAAATGCGCCTTCACTTTTAGATTCATTAACGATTCGAAAAATGAAGAATTATGGGAATCAGTTAAAAAATAAAGACTATGATTTGTATTTTGAATGGTCTCATGATAAAATGTATTGCTCCGAATTAATCTGGAAAATATATAAAAATGGAGCTGGAATCGAATTATGCCCGCTTCAAAAATTAAAAGATTTCAATTTAAAAGACCCGAAAGTTCAAGCAATATTAGACGAAAGATATGGGAATACTATTCCGTTGGAAGAAAGCGTTGTTGCTCCTGCCAATCTAGAAAATGCCAAAACAGTTACAACAATTATAGATACTTACTAA
- a CDS encoding EamA family transporter codes for MKKYNYYIAAFLAFFIWGFFSLALKPISNYPSLDILFYRVFFSVVAMTFINLLFRQNAIRKNWTDFKTMPKQRRKSITVLTLVGSLILASNWFIFIFVVNHVSVKAGSLAYLICPILTTVFAYFLLHEKLSKWQWVAVTISAFSCVLLSLNHFHDIFFSLVIASTYALYLVSQRKNSEIDKFLVLNIQLLFIALIILPFYPKYSGVIPSEPLFYICLFCIVFFFTIIPLFLNLYALKGINSSTVGILMYINPIINFCLAIFHFKEEVTVVQMIAYSLILMSILIFNEKVILSNKNKKLKVVEDSNSI; via the coding sequence ATGAAAAAATACAACTATTATATTGCTGCCTTTTTGGCTTTTTTTATCTGGGGCTTTTTTAGTCTGGCTTTGAAACCTATTTCCAATTATCCTTCTTTGGATATTTTATTCTATCGGGTATTTTTTAGTGTGGTTGCCATGACTTTTATTAATCTATTGTTTAGACAAAATGCCATCCGAAAAAACTGGACAGATTTTAAAACAATGCCAAAACAACGAAGAAAAAGCATCACCGTTTTAACCTTGGTTGGTAGTTTGATTTTGGCCTCCAATTGGTTTATTTTTATCTTTGTGGTCAATCATGTTAGTGTAAAAGCGGGTTCGCTGGCCTACTTGATTTGCCCAATCCTGACCACCGTTTTTGCCTATTTTTTATTACACGAAAAATTAAGCAAATGGCAGTGGGTGGCAGTTACTATTAGTGCTTTTAGCTGTGTTTTATTATCACTGAATCATTTTCATGATATTTTTTTTAGTCTAGTTATTGCCTCAACGTATGCTTTGTATTTGGTAAGCCAACGCAAGAATAGCGAAATTGATAAATTCCTAGTTTTGAACATACAATTGTTATTTATAGCCTTAATTATTTTGCCTTTTTACCCAAAATATAGTGGTGTAATTCCATCAGAACCATTATTTTATATTTGCCTGTTTTGTATCGTATTCTTTTTTACAATTATACCTTTATTCCTAAATTTGTATGCCTTAAAAGGAATCAACTCTTCTACGGTGGGAATTTTGATGTACATCAACCCTATTATCAATTTTTGCTTGGCTATTTTTCATTTTAAAGAAGAAGTAACAGTAGTGCAAATGATTGCTTATTCCTTAATTTTAATGTCGATTCTTATTTTTAATGAGAAAGTTATTTTATCCAATAAAAATAAAAAACTCAAAGTAGTTGAGGATTCAAATTCTATTTAA
- a CDS encoding DUF6691 family protein, giving the protein MTVLKYFLVGFLFGIVLTKSEAVSWYRIYEMFQFQSFHMYGIIGVAVATGITGIQIIKRKNIKDINGLPIEILEKEKGSLRYLIGGVSFGLGWALVGSCPGPIFILIGAGFMPVIIVLIGALIGTIIYGALKSKLPH; this is encoded by the coding sequence ATGACTGTATTAAAATATTTTCTCGTTGGTTTTCTTTTTGGAATCGTTCTCACCAAGTCGGAAGCCGTTTCTTGGTATCGTATTTATGAAATGTTTCAATTTCAATCCTTTCATATGTATGGCATTATTGGAGTTGCCGTTGCGACTGGAATAACTGGGATTCAGATTATAAAAAGAAAAAATATAAAGGACATCAATGGGTTGCCTATCGAAATTCTCGAAAAAGAAAAAGGTTCTCTAAGGTATTTGATAGGAGGAGTTTCGTTTGGTTTGGGTTGGGCGCTGGTAGGCTCTTGTCCCGGACCTATTTTTATATTGATTGGCGCTGGGTTTATGCCAGTAATTATAGTGCTAATTGGAGCACTTATCGGAACTATTATTTATGGTGCTTTAAAAAGTAAATTGCCTCATTGA
- a CDS encoding winged helix-turn-helix domain-containing protein gives MSVLMVNESADFSTLKELLGVTDGNLASHTKALEIENYIAIEKQFIGKKPNTSYKATKDGRKAFEDHINALEKLIQKR, from the coding sequence ATGTCGGTTTTGATGGTCAATGAATCGGCCGATTTTAGTACTTTAAAAGAATTGCTGGGTGTTACTGATGGTAATCTCGCCAGCCATACCAAAGCTCTAGAAATCGAAAATTACATTGCTATCGAAAAACAGTTCATTGGCAAAAAACCGAACACAAGCTACAAAGCAACCAAAGATGGCCGTAAAGCATTCGAAGATCACATTAATGCACTCGAAAAATTAATACAGAAACGATAA
- a CDS encoding glyceraldehyde-3-phosphate dehydrogenase has product MGYTSTLKSVYFKFYLIFSFLLSSFICSAQVTKESKWEMLKDTLDGKLDLSNYIIKAHGFVPIPILITQPALGGFGGAIAPVFITPKKRPEGYKGYIPPDITGGFAMYTANKSWGTDLFRMGSFPSLGLKYKIATGYNNINIDYYHQFEVVGEEKLEFNIKAVPIFLSVSKKINKENVYLGMQYLYSKNILKPDFKEDLPDYITAKDLNSKVGSLGMFLDYDTRNTIFTPDKGYKVNLLFSVDDNWTGSDYKYERLHGYINWFIPIKSNWISGLHFDAQQAFGETPFYLLPDIDMQGIPTARYQGETTLVLETEQRFDLSFRWSIVGFGGIGKAISKTQNFNSGTTVYNYGTGFRYYLARAFGLRTGIDIAKGPDSWGYYVVFGQSWNR; this is encoded by the coding sequence ATGGGATATACCTCAACACTCAAATCTGTCTATTTTAAATTTTACCTCATTTTTTCTTTTTTGTTGTCATCATTTATCTGCTCAGCCCAAGTTACAAAAGAAAGCAAATGGGAAATGCTGAAGGACACCTTAGACGGCAAACTTGATTTAAGCAATTACATCATAAAAGCCCACGGATTTGTCCCAATTCCTATACTCATAACACAACCTGCTTTGGGTGGTTTTGGAGGTGCAATTGCCCCTGTCTTTATTACACCCAAAAAAAGACCCGAAGGCTATAAAGGCTACATTCCTCCAGACATCACGGGTGGTTTTGCAATGTATACCGCAAACAAAAGTTGGGGAACCGATTTATTTAGAATGGGTAGTTTTCCAAGTCTTGGCCTAAAATATAAAATTGCTACTGGATACAATAACATTAATATCGATTATTACCATCAATTTGAAGTTGTTGGTGAAGAAAAATTGGAATTTAATATTAAAGCAGTACCAATTTTTCTTTCTGTTTCAAAAAAAATAAATAAAGAGAATGTATATTTGGGCATGCAGTATTTATATTCAAAAAATATCCTTAAGCCAGATTTCAAAGAAGATTTACCGGATTACATTACTGCAAAAGATTTAAATAGCAAAGTTGGGTCTTTGGGAATGTTCTTAGACTATGACACTAGAAACACCATCTTTACGCCAGATAAAGGTTATAAAGTAAATTTACTTTTTAGCGTTGATGACAATTGGACTGGAAGCGATTATAAATACGAGCGATTGCATGGATACATCAATTGGTTTATCCCAATAAAGTCAAATTGGATAAGTGGTTTACACTTTGATGCGCAACAAGCTTTTGGAGAAACTCCTTTTTATCTTTTGCCGGATATTGATATGCAAGGAATCCCTACGGCACGTTATCAAGGAGAAACGACACTGGTGCTTGAAACTGAACAACGTTTTGATCTAAGCTTTCGCTGGAGTATTGTAGGTTTTGGAGGAATTGGAAAAGCAATTAGCAAAACTCAAAATTTTAATTCTGGAACAACAGTTTATAATTACGGAACCGGTTTTCGATATTATCTGGCCAGAGCTTTCGGATTAAGAACCGGTATTGATATTGCAAAAGGCCCGGACAGTTGGGGCTATTATGTGGTTTTTGGCCAAAGTTGGAATCGTTGA
- the kdsA gene encoding 3-deoxy-8-phosphooctulonate synthase, which produces MNIHHIPQIKHTESGNFFLLAGPCAIEGEEMAMRIAEKLVGITDKLQIPFVFKGSFKKANRSRIDSFSGIGDEKALKILEKVSKTFGVPTVTDIHTNEDAAMAAEYVDVLQIPAFLVRQTDLVVAAANTGKVVNLKKGQFMSPESMKHAVQKVLDCNNQNVMVTDRGTMFGYQDMIVDYRGIPTMQQYATTVLDVTHSLQQPNQTAGVTGGRPDMIETVAKAGIAVGVDGIFIETHFDPAHAKSDGANMLHLDYFEPLMTKLVAIRKTINQF; this is translated from the coding sequence ATGAACATACATCATATTCCACAAATCAAACATACTGAGAGCGGTAACTTTTTTTTGCTTGCTGGCCCTTGCGCCATTGAAGGCGAAGAAATGGCGATGCGAATTGCAGAAAAGCTAGTAGGTATTACCGATAAACTACAAATTCCTTTTGTTTTCAAAGGTTCTTTTAAGAAAGCAAATCGTTCCCGAATAGACAGTTTTTCAGGAATTGGAGACGAAAAAGCACTTAAAATACTAGAAAAAGTTTCTAAAACTTTTGGTGTACCAACCGTTACGGATATCCACACTAATGAAGATGCTGCAATGGCTGCAGAATACGTAGATGTGTTACAAATTCCTGCATTTCTTGTTCGTCAAACGGATTTGGTTGTGGCTGCTGCCAATACCGGAAAAGTAGTCAACTTGAAAAAAGGACAATTCATGAGCCCGGAAAGTATGAAACACGCTGTTCAAAAAGTTTTGGATTGTAATAATCAAAACGTAATGGTAACGGATCGTGGCACTATGTTTGGCTACCAAGACATGATTGTTGATTACCGTGGTATCCCAACGATGCAGCAATACGCTACAACGGTTCTAGATGTTACTCATTCTTTACAACAACCCAACCAAACTGCTGGCGTAACTGGAGGAAGACCCGATATGATTGAAACGGTTGCCAAAGCAGGAATAGCTGTTGGTGTTGATGGTATCTTTATCGAAACTCATTTTGATCCAGCACATGCCAAAAGCGACGGTGCCAATATGTTGCACTTAGACTACTTTGAGCCATTAATGACAAAATTGGTTGCCATCAGAAAAACCATAAATCAATTTTAA